From the genome of Miscanthus floridulus cultivar M001 chromosome 10, ASM1932011v1, whole genome shotgun sequence, one region includes:
- the LOC136485458 gene encoding F-box protein SKIP23-like translates to MASAQDPWSNIPLDLAGLVLKRLPAHVDRVRFAAVCPQWRSAARQLKLPPPRPLLALKAGDIFYSMPRGEPLNFAGYKNGHLDGCRKGFYTACGNWLVYRRIDDLLLLDPFSGATMTLPPPDSFHDTDMSEKLFMDVRYSQVIKLMVCSPNLIDILFQGKESNRIAVCRPGCSMWSVARDLSLWITDMAFYQGKLYVVDYHEDLLALVISVDDNTGDPWVARIGRVINVGHFDDQRTLLRMLYLVESCGSLLLVRRRNFHTHVYADGQIHTFAGQYLSGSWNQFGKVLGV, encoded by the coding sequence ATGGCGAGTGCACAGGATCCATGGTCGAACATCCCGCTGGATCTCGCGGGCCTCGTTCTCAAGCGTCTTCCCGCCCACGTCGACCGCGTCCGCTTCGCAGCTGTGTGTCCCCAGTGGCGCTCCGCCGCGCGGCAGCTCAAGCTGCCCCCTCCAAGGCCGCTGCTCGCTCTCAAGGCCGGGGACATCTTCTACAGCATGCCCCGGGGTGAGCCGCTCAACTTTGCTGGCTACAAAAACGGCCACCTTGATGGCTGCAGAAAGGGCTTCTACACAGCTTGCGGTAACTGGCTGGTGTACCGGCGCATTGACGACTTGCTCTTGTTGGATCCCTTCTCTGGTGCCACCATGACCCTTCCTCCACCAGATAGCTTTCATGACACCGACATGTCAGAGAAGTTGTTCATGGACGTGAGATACTCCCAAGTGATCAAACTAATGGTGTGCTCGCCCAACCTCATTGATATACTGTTCCAAGGTAAGGAATCCAATCGGATTGCAGTGTGCCGGCCTGGATGCTCCATGTGGTCAGTTGCTAGGGACCTGTCTTTGTGGATTACTGACATGGCTTTCTACCAAGGGAAGCTCTACGTTGTTGACTATCATGAGGACctcttggctctggtcatcagcGTGGATGACAATACTGGTGATCCATGGGTTGCTCGGATTGGACGGGTCATCAATGTTGGTCACTTTGATGATCAGCGGACCTTGTTGAGGATGCTCTACCTGGTTGAGTCGTGTGGCTCATTGCTGCTGGTGCGTAGAAGGAATTTCCATACGCATGTTTATGCCGACGGACAGATACACACTTTTGCTGGACAGTATTTGTCTGGAtcatggaatcagtttggcaaggtACTTGGAGTATGA